From a single Intestinibaculum porci genomic region:
- a CDS encoding ATP-binding protein, giving the protein MNSKIAKARLNAIVKPDANNTAIEDFFATHVPLKHLQVVDQFSLAPPVGNFRDEIEIFEDYVKNPENKHQMIVVYGQSGTGKSHLIRWFKEMLVNEQLDHEVILYISRSDNTLKGTIKQLLQKEELRNIEGNEELYKKLRSASEFVDEKKLKDQIYYQFVVEVQNDHSINSVKQRKIAAFLKDDRIKDYLLRPKGPLERIYSKIDERETIVDLDVKAEFYPEDFYIDSELYQKIDQYGDLSAKRLTKKLYSDVSREKEARALSKYLNGFVEEVIQHTTNIEPGDIEQIFTNIRHQLFTQNKNLTIFIEDITSFTGVDKSLLNALLRENEGEDEKEEICRISSIIGSTTSFIQDKFLDNHKDRVSTYIYIPDNQFDQKQLFEFVGRYVNAMSLTKERLKEWVSAGAHPEDYPVHECIEGKNWDYIISDDHKLPLYPFSKNAIVNLYDTQLREGAKTPRYIIRDIIEPVAREALETPAMFPSERFIYRKQNVDVNTILDRRIGDDISKLDRLKRFIYIWGNGKADKYVQNDIQYISGIPEEEYQLFDLPVLDLKESKAVLEEEIPDVSDDFVEAHKVEKKVISEKSANIFEITLEQEKNLKEVEELLGEWLLGRILLPKGNVGAGKYINNARSDINSYLLETIDWQLYNVSMDNVRKIKDSSNGLIKFAGEDKGKPALYTIPISNNAVRLIMAFIRWNYLGKKENFNYYNGIEDAYTITNWKRTVEKDIVHAAEFIDDQEVHYIDAAISMKILNQALFNSVNIKNIQNYNFDMMYKALSMSSHVQHAKKWNEVENMLINDKLDAESIDATVKRYFNLEQGNSSRVFVIKYLEATKALKNMKKKKLLVDPYSIPNDIIKKRKEIYDQYTKYFDRLEAILDDEMNNLLPIKNDCENYLQELDIEDDEDFDDFTNDVSDFYDYANSLRFNIRFSATEISDDIKKILDAVERVNAAEKEDAVINKILLLNKPTIEYLSELQEYFQNIGRDVQIAEGELNRRTQELDSSFAEIDEIKENYQKSRTVLRNSIDILKSLRGDHCDN; this is encoded by the coding sequence TTCAAAAATTGCAAAAGCAAGGCTAAATGCCATTGTTAAACCAGATGCGAACAATACGGCTATTGAAGATTTCTTTGCAACACATGTGCCATTAAAGCATCTACAGGTTGTTGATCAATTTTCTTTGGCACCTCCTGTTGGAAATTTTAGAGACGAAATTGAGATTTTTGAGGATTATGTGAAAAATCCTGAAAACAAGCATCAAATGATTGTCGTATATGGGCAATCAGGAACTGGAAAATCTCATTTGATCAGATGGTTTAAAGAAATGTTAGTTAATGAACAGCTTGATCATGAGGTTATTCTTTACATTTCACGAAGTGACAATACGTTGAAGGGTACAATTAAGCAACTTTTGCAAAAAGAAGAGCTTAGAAATATTGAAGGAAATGAAGAACTTTACAAAAAGCTTAGAAGTGCATCTGAATTTGTTGATGAAAAGAAATTAAAGGATCAAATATATTATCAGTTTGTAGTTGAAGTTCAGAATGATCATTCCATCAATTCTGTGAAACAAAGAAAGATTGCTGCATTTTTAAAAGATGATCGTATAAAAGATTATTTACTTCGGCCAAAAGGACCATTAGAAAGAATCTATTCCAAAATTGACGAAAGAGAGACAATTGTTGATCTTGATGTTAAGGCAGAATTTTATCCAGAGGATTTTTATATTGATTCAGAGCTTTATCAAAAAATTGATCAATATGGAGACCTTAGTGCAAAACGCTTAACCAAAAAATTGTATTCGGATGTCAGCCGTGAAAAAGAAGCTCGTGCATTGTCAAAATATCTTAATGGTTTTGTTGAAGAAGTTATTCAGCACACAACCAATATCGAGCCTGGAGATATTGAACAAATTTTTACGAATATTAGACATCAGTTATTCACTCAAAATAAAAATTTAACGATATTTATTGAAGATATTACTTCTTTTACTGGCGTTGATAAATCATTGCTTAATGCTCTACTAAGAGAAAATGAAGGTGAAGATGAAAAAGAAGAAATATGTCGTATTTCGTCTATTATTGGAAGTACGACGTCGTTTATTCAGGATAAGTTTTTAGATAATCATAAGGACCGTGTTTCTACTTATATTTATATTCCTGATAATCAGTTTGATCAAAAACAATTGTTTGAATTTGTTGGACGATATGTGAACGCGATGTCATTAACAAAAGAGAGATTAAAAGAATGGGTATCAGCAGGGGCACATCCTGAAGATTATCCAGTTCATGAGTGTATAGAAGGAAAAAACTGGGATTATATTATTTCTGATGATCATAAGTTGCCACTTTATCCTTTTAGTAAAAATGCAATCGTTAATTTATACGATACACAGCTTAGAGAAGGTGCAAAGACACCTAGATATATTATAAGAGACATTATTGAGCCTGTAGCTCGAGAAGCTTTAGAAACGCCAGCTATGTTTCCTTCTGAACGTTTCATTTATAGAAAACAGAATGTTGATGTTAATACAATCCTTGACAGAAGAATAGGTGATGATATTTCGAAGCTTGATCGCTTAAAACGATTCATTTATATTTGGGGTAATGGAAAAGCAGATAAGTATGTACAAAATGATATTCAATACATTTCAGGAATTCCTGAAGAAGAATATCAATTATTTGATTTGCCAGTGTTGGATTTAAAAGAATCAAAAGCCGTATTAGAAGAAGAAATACCTGATGTGAGCGATGACTTTGTTGAAGCGCATAAAGTTGAGAAAAAAGTAATATCTGAAAAATCTGCGAATATTTTTGAGATCACTTTAGAACAAGAAAAGAATTTAAAAGAAGTCGAAGAATTATTAGGTGAGTGGCTGCTGGGAAGAATTCTCCTCCCTAAGGGGAATGTTGGTGCAGGAAAGTATATTAATAATGCGAGATCTGACATTAATTCTTATTTATTAGAAACAATTGATTGGCAATTGTACAATGTTTCAATGGATAATGTAAGAAAAATAAAAGACTCAAGTAATGGCTTAATAAAGTTTGCTGGAGAAGATAAAGGGAAACCTGCTCTTTATACCATTCCTATTTCGAATAATGCAGTTCGTTTAATTATGGCTTTTATAAGATGGAATTACCTTGGGAAAAAAGAAAATTTTAATTACTATAACGGAATTGAAGATGCTTATACAATTACAAATTGGAAACGTACTGTAGAAAAAGATATTGTCCATGCAGCTGAATTTATTGATGATCAAGAAGTTCACTATATTGATGCTGCTATTTCAATGAAAATTTTAAACCAAGCATTATTTAATTCAGTTAACATAAAAAATATCCAAAATTATAATTTTGATATGATGTATAAAGCACTTTCGATGTCATCTCATGTTCAACATGCTAAAAAATGGAATGAAGTTGAAAACATGCTTATCAATGATAAGTTAGATGCTGAGAGTATTGATGCAACAGTCAAGCGCTACTTTAACTTAGAACAAGGGAATTCATCGCGTGTATTTGTTATAAAATATCTTGAAGCCACTAAAGCTTTAAAGAATATGAAAAAGAAAAAACTCTTAGTTGATCCATATTCGATTCCTAATGATATTATTAAAAAAAGAAAAGAAATTTATGATCAATATACTAAATACTTTGACAGACTTGAGGCAATTTTAGATGATGAAATGAACAATCTTTTGCCTATAAAAAATGATTGTGAAAATTATTTGCAGGAATTAGATATTGAGGATGATGAGGATTTTGATGATTTTACAAATGACGTTTCTGATTTCTATGATTATGCAAATAGTTTACGCTTTAACATTAGGTTTTCAGCAACTGAAATAAGTGATGATATTAAAAAAATCTTAGATGCAGTAGAAAGAGTGAACGCTGCTGAAAAAGAAGATGCAGTGATTAATAAAATTTTGTTATTAAATAAACCTACAATAGAATATTTAAGTGAGTTACAAGAATATTTTCAAAATATAGGAAGAGATGTGCAAATTGCTGAAGGAGAATTAAACAGAAGAACACAGGAGTTAGACTCATCATTTGCTGAGATCGATGAAATAAAGGAGAATTATCAAAAATCTAGAACTGTATTAAGAAATAGTATTGATATTTTGAAAAGTTTGAGAGGTGATCACTGTGATAATTAG
- the dptF gene encoding DNA phosphorothioation-dependent restriction protein DptF — MKCELIDQLSKLRKQSVEAVDNATDENIDDFKKYIHVKRNVEDELRELLKKVNSKNQKSLVLLCGSAGDGKSHLIYYFNSIDREHLLDGYEKYNDATESSAPEKTAMETLAVRLQAFDDDHLEDGVNTKMIIAINLGTLNKFIDSEEGKKFSKLREYVESESILTNSTKKAEYKENGFFQHVSFADFQLFSLTSSGVDTTFLQNIFHKVFSEEAENPFYMASRECKKCPLNSFCVVNHNYQFMKRTNVQKSVINRLLEVVLKDKMIISTRDVFNLIFDSVVPPAFSPLNLSNNDIKDKDKMKNYINGTTPMLLSEVKDISPLMNQIQAHSVLKKRSQKIDNQIIEFHVTNNIEKYFNDVTQNTPYHEVTNLMQLNNFGNDVEAKKCVFQFIENITGMLSNTDLSQDFKEFINCIYLSTNQKYENELESFYTDAQKAIECWEGSFGENTICIDDSNKDYWLLESLELNQNPKENSEEKHDLDRFKPYINISFTPGEHEEASETVSIDYLLFKLIRNIGKGYRPTVKDKNYHAEFAGFVKKLSDQGKQNKQVMIRKKGNKDLKYIFKVKPGNKFEFKVEK, encoded by the coding sequence ATGAAGTGTGAGCTGATTGATCAATTATCAAAGCTTCGAAAGCAGTCAGTTGAAGCGGTTGATAATGCAACAGATGAAAATATAGATGATTTTAAAAAATATATTCACGTAAAACGAAATGTGGAAGATGAATTGCGTGAGCTGTTAAAAAAAGTAAATAGTAAAAATCAAAAATCTCTTGTCTTACTATGTGGGAGTGCAGGCGATGGGAAATCTCATTTGATTTACTATTTCAATAGTATCGATCGTGAACATCTTCTTGATGGTTATGAAAAATATAATGATGCAACAGAGAGTTCTGCCCCTGAAAAAACAGCAATGGAAACGCTAGCAGTTAGATTACAGGCATTTGATGATGATCATCTTGAGGATGGCGTAAATACAAAAATGATCATTGCTATAAATTTAGGGACGTTAAACAAGTTTATCGATTCTGAAGAAGGGAAAAAATTTTCTAAGTTAAGAGAATATGTCGAAAGTGAAAGTATCCTTACTAATTCCACAAAGAAAGCAGAATATAAGGAAAATGGCTTTTTTCAGCATGTTTCATTTGCTGATTTTCAGTTATTTTCACTTACTAGCTCTGGTGTAGACACAACTTTCTTACAAAATATATTTCATAAAGTTTTCTCAGAAGAAGCTGAAAATCCATTTTATATGGCTTCACGAGAATGTAAAAAATGTCCATTAAATTCATTTTGTGTGGTAAATCATAATTATCAGTTTATGAAGCGAACAAATGTTCAAAAATCGGTGATCAATCGGCTTCTAGAGGTTGTCCTCAAAGATAAAATGATTATCTCGACAAGAGATGTCTTTAATTTAATATTTGATTCAGTGGTACCACCAGCATTTTCACCGTTAAATTTATCAAATAATGATATCAAAGATAAGGATAAAATGAAAAACTATATTAATGGGACGACACCAATGCTTTTGAGTGAGGTTAAAGATATTTCACCGTTAATGAATCAAATTCAAGCACATAGCGTTCTGAAAAAACGTAGTCAAAAGATCGATAATCAAATTATCGAATTTCACGTTACAAATAATATTGAAAAATATTTCAATGATGTGACACAAAATACACCTTATCACGAGGTGACCAATTTGATGCAATTAAATAATTTTGGAAATGATGTAGAAGCAAAAAAGTGTGTGTTTCAATTCATTGAAAACATTACTGGAATGCTGAGTAATACAGATCTTTCTCAAGATTTTAAGGAATTTATAAATTGTATTTATTTGAGCACAAATCAAAAATATGAAAATGAATTAGAATCTTTTTACACTGATGCGCAAAAAGCAATTGAATGTTGGGAAGGCTCCTTTGGTGAAAATACCATTTGCATTGATGACTCTAACAAGGACTATTGGTTATTGGAGTCTTTGGAATTGAATCAAAATCCAAAGGAAAATAGTGAAGAGAAACATGACTTAGATCGTTTTAAACCGTATATTAACATTTCCTTTACACCTGGTGAACACGAAGAAGCAAGTGAAACAGTATCAATAGATTATCTTCTTTTCAAACTTATAAGAAATATTGGAAAAGGCTATCGACCAACTGTTAAGGATAAAAACTATCATGCAGAGTTTGCTGGTTTTGTTAAAAAATTGTCCGATCAAGGTAAACAAAATAAACAAGTTATGATTAGAAAAAAAGGAAATAAAGATTTAAAATACATCTTTAAAGTAAAACCAGGCAATAAATTTGAGTTTAAGGTGGAAAAATAG
- the dptG gene encoding DNA phosphorothioation-dependent restriction protein DptG, whose protein sequence is MEYKFSKAEFDDVFNNNKNNIRHRPGHRFLMFPFTTKDADALESFTNCIGNYLCLGRGIKPQFQNPHELVERMKEKGLSIEKDEDTFENIIETFFYKKSIEDGEVVYKFKPINLNFIEQNYSDESTEKKNANFAFDVLGDPETISKDINEITQSKQSFNALEKCVEGALKMSTSKIHQDKAYYKLTHVFDEVFNEDFNYVIHDQTCVEEYFSLFFDFYIFNYCSQSVLLLDRFTNGNRNQMIPLYYSIQWEKTNQNRKCYTNGWRSLERKAGSLFAHANALEMLNQTEEIFEEPLDYITLEHLVETNQLDDQSVALQIDEITNYYRSLISDVPQILNVEKDNISKTATEASIKWLYKTIRVQFENSQHRGSRYNSYAKFFEKLALGFLKNRGRSGRVLNISEELLIFLTKICIKDKEQIRLVDLFSEFERRGVFLDNSSKNAVSEYYEKLNVIEKKSDSGDAKYVRKIL, encoded by the coding sequence ATGGAGTATAAATTTAGTAAAGCTGAGTTTGATGATGTTTTTAATAATAATAAAAATAATATAAGACATAGACCTGGACATCGCTTTTTAATGTTTCCATTTACTACTAAAGATGCTGATGCTTTAGAAAGTTTTACAAATTGTATTGGTAATTATTTATGCCTAGGGAGAGGCATAAAACCTCAGTTTCAAAATCCTCACGAATTAGTTGAGAGAATGAAAGAAAAAGGTTTATCTATAGAAAAAGATGAAGATACTTTTGAAAATATCATTGAAACATTTTTTTATAAAAAAAGTATTGAAGATGGTGAAGTTGTTTATAAATTTAAACCAATTAATTTGAATTTTATTGAACAAAATTACAGTGATGAATCGACTGAAAAAAAGAATGCAAATTTTGCCTTTGATGTTCTTGGTGACCCAGAGACAATCTCAAAAGATATTAATGAGATTACACAAAGTAAACAGTCATTCAATGCTTTGGAAAAATGCGTTGAAGGTGCTTTAAAAATGAGTACCAGCAAAATTCATCAGGATAAAGCGTATTATAAACTCACTCATGTATTTGATGAAGTTTTTAACGAAGATTTTAATTATGTGATTCATGATCAGACATGTGTTGAAGAATATTTTTCGCTATTTTTTGATTTTTATATTTTTAATTACTGTAGCCAGTCTGTTTTACTTTTAGATCGCTTCACAAATGGTAATAGGAATCAGATGATCCCTTTGTATTACAGTATCCAATGGGAAAAAACTAATCAAAATAGAAAGTGTTATACCAATGGATGGAGAAGTTTGGAAAGAAAAGCGGGTTCTTTATTTGCACATGCAAATGCCTTAGAAATGCTCAATCAGACGGAAGAAATTTTTGAGGAGCCACTTGATTATATAACACTAGAACATTTAGTTGAGACAAATCAATTGGATGATCAGAGTGTTGCTCTTCAAATTGATGAAATAACAAACTATTATAGAAGTTTAATTAGTGATGTTCCTCAAATTTTAAATGTTGAAAAAGACAATATCAGTAAGACGGCAACGGAAGCATCGATCAAATGGCTATATAAGACAATAAGAGTGCAATTTGAAAATTCTCAGCATAGGGGTAGTCGATATAATTCGTATGCGAAATTTTTTGAAAAATTAGCATTAGGCTTTTTAAAGAATCGCGGAAGAAGTGGTAGGGTACTAAACATTTCAGAGGAGTTATTAATCTTTTTAACTAAAATATGTATTAAAGACAAAGAACAAATTAGGCTGGTTGATCTGTTCTCTGAATTTGAACGAAGAGGTGTATTTTTGGATAATAGTTCTAAAAATGCGGTATCTGAATACTATGAAAAATTGAATGTTATAGAGAAAAAGAGTGATAGTGGGGATGCTAAATATGTCAGAAAGATTTTATGA